A region of Candidatus Neomarinimicrobiota bacterium DNA encodes the following proteins:
- a CDS encoding MBL fold metallo-hydrolase gives MSVPATKADRIQLLSPWLYHWWIHDDRLNNFRSESYAVLTPAGKVLIDPLPLAAEALAGLGQVAAICLTQRNHQRSAWAYRRKLRVPVYAPRGDYALDETPDQEFVEDGDLPDRLAAIAVRGLPNGLALVVESDQGTGAIFCGDLITRDEDGPYRFPVQPGFFDPAEALQGLKRLTELPADSLCPAHGAPAVTGCRDILQGVVEREQAATDP, from the coding sequence GTGTCAGTACCCGCCACCAAGGCGGACCGTATTCAGCTCCTCTCCCCGTGGCTATACCACTGGTGGATTCATGACGACCGGCTGAACAATTTCCGCAGCGAGTCCTACGCCGTGCTGACGCCCGCGGGGAAAGTGCTCATCGATCCCCTGCCGCTGGCCGCAGAGGCCCTGGCCGGGCTGGGTCAGGTGGCCGCCATTTGCCTCACCCAGCGCAACCACCAGCGCTCGGCCTGGGCCTACCGCCGGAAGCTCCGGGTGCCCGTCTACGCGCCCCGGGGTGACTATGCCTTGGATGAGACCCCCGACCAGGAGTTTGTCGAGGATGGCGACCTGCCCGACAGGCTCGCGGCCATCGCCGTCCGGGGACTGCCCAACGGGCTCGCCCTGGTGGTTGAGTCCGACCAGGGCACAGGCGCCATATTTTGCGGTGACCTCATCACCCGCGACGAGGACGGCCCCTACCGCTTTCCGGTACAGCCCGGATTCTTCGACCCTGCCGAAGCCCTCCAGGGCCTGAAACGCCTGACGGAGTTGCCCGCCGACAGCCTCTGTCCGGCCCACGGTGCGCCAGCCGTCACCGGCTGCCGGGACATTCTTCAGGGCGTGGTGGAGCGGGAGCAAGCGGCGACCGACCCCTAA
- a CDS encoding site-specific DNA-methyltransferase, with protein sequence MEIRADSQIIVGDALKVLGSIESGTFRCSVTSPPYWGLRDYEIQGQIGAEDELETYINNLREIFMEVRRVLTPDGTLWLNLGDSYTSGNRTWRAADRKNPARGMSYRPPTPQGLKPKDLVGVPWRVAFALQVDGWFLRSDIIWHKPNTQPESVKDRPTRAHEYIFLFSKSDKYYYNHDKIREPSNSHGKFRNKRTVWTVNTEPFPGAHFATFPPKLIEPCILAGSETGDMVLDPFFGSGTVGEVCLRTGRKFVGIEIKEEYAQLARERLGWERF encoded by the coding sequence ATAGAGATACGAGCCGATTCTCAAATCATTGTTGGAGATGCCTTAAAAGTGCTTGGAAGCATTGAGTCAGGTACATTCAGGTGTTCCGTTACAAGCCCACCATACTGGGGTCTTAGGGACTATGAAATACAAGGTCAGATCGGTGCGGAAGATGAGTTGGAGACATATATTAATAATCTCAGAGAGATATTCATGGAAGTCAGGCGAGTTCTAACTCCAGACGGCACCCTTTGGTTGAACTTGGGCGACTCTTATACAAGTGGCAATAGAACATGGAGAGCTGCTGATAGAAAAAATCCCGCTAGAGGCATGAGTTATCGCCCTCCGACACCACAAGGACTTAAACCAAAGGACCTAGTAGGAGTACCCTGGAGAGTAGCATTCGCTCTTCAGGTCGATGGTTGGTTTCTAAGATCAGACATCATTTGGCATAAGCCGAACACACAGCCAGAATCGGTCAAGGATCGGCCAACGAGGGCACATGAGTATATATTCTTATTCTCAAAGTCAGACAAATATTATTATAACCATGATAAGATAAGAGAGCCCTCAAATTCTCACGGCAAATTCCGGAATAAGCGCACGGTATGGACTGTTAACACAGAACCTTTTCCTGGCGCTCACTTTGCCACCTTTCCCCCAAAACTAATTGAGCCATGTATTCTAGCTGGTTCAGAAACAGGGGACATGGTTCTTGACCCATTCTTCGGTTCAGGGACTGTTGGGGAAGTATGTCTCAGGACAGGGCGCAAATTTGTTGGCATTGAGATAAAAGAAGAATACGCCCAACTTGCACGGGAAAGATTAGGCTGGGAGAGATTTTGA
- a CDS encoding XcyI family restriction endonuclease — MAPPKTDNFLIIEPSMQVSFYYKLRTIKELYLQDALKATLKDIDLRRLDQELNDYVDSKYLRRVASFGIRGEVLFPVPYVIELNPFLLGYYRLLYGLSQKEFYSRGPFGRFKRLEESGEISSKRIDDLPLLCKSLVETAILLVKNIDDWSLSDIHEMQLLTVGPQLRGGENVRKGQEATKEVFSFIRDIVKLYIRHAKDRTILIENDSGRKVLIEFSSDPDISIIETLKSRNEPLVSIEIKGGTDSSNIYNRLGEAEKSHLKASKFRFSEFWTLLRVDIDERRAREASPTTHHFFNIDLLLSAETAENIKFREILGSKLGIRT, encoded by the coding sequence ATGGCCCCCCCTAAAACCGATAATTTTCTAATCATAGAACCAAGTATGCAGGTTTCTTTTTATTATAAGCTACGTACAATAAAGGAGCTATATCTCCAAGATGCACTAAAAGCGACTCTTAAGGATATTGATTTGAGAAGGTTGGATCAAGAATTGAATGATTATGTTGATTCAAAATATCTGCGTAGAGTCGCCTCCTTCGGGATTAGAGGAGAGGTTTTGTTTCCCGTGCCATATGTGATTGAACTAAATCCATTTCTACTAGGATACTATCGTTTATTGTATGGGTTATCTCAAAAAGAATTCTATAGTCGTGGTCCATTTGGTAGGTTTAAAAGACTTGAGGAGTCCGGTGAGATTTCGTCAAAAAGAATAGATGACTTACCTCTGCTATGCAAGAGTCTTGTTGAGACAGCGATATTACTCGTCAAGAATATTGATGATTGGTCTCTCTCCGATATTCACGAAATGCAACTACTTACCGTTGGCCCACAGTTACGCGGGGGCGAAAATGTTCGGAAGGGGCAGGAAGCCACAAAGGAAGTGTTTTCTTTTATTAGGGATATTGTGAAACTTTATATACGGCATGCGAAGGATAGGACTATCCTGATTGAAAATGATTCAGGGAGGAAAGTGCTGATTGAATTTTCAAGTGATCCCGATATCAGCATCATAGAGACTCTTAAATCTCGGAACGAACCGCTGGTATCCATTGAGATTAAGGGCGGCACAGATTCTTCCAATATTTATAACCGATTAGGAGAAGCAGAGAAAAGCCACCTGAAAGCCTCAAAATTTAGATTTTCTGAATTTTGGACCCTCCTGCGAGTTGATATCGACGAAAGGAGGGCCAGAGAAGCGTCTCCCACGACACACCATTTCTTCAACATTGACCTGCTTTTATCTGCGGAAACAGCAGAAAACATAAAGTTTAGAGAAATACTCGGGTCAAAGCTTGGGATTAGAACTTGA